In Prunus dulcis chromosome 1, ALMONDv2, whole genome shotgun sequence, the following are encoded in one genomic region:
- the LOC117615146 gene encoding gibberellin 3-beta-dioxygenase 1-like translates to MGALAESYKDTLLEPQHIPLDYGSVHTLPDSHVWLDESDESPSGVHSTGPPVIDLADPDAARLIIQACETWGVFQLIGHGIPTKLMEDVQSEAEKLFDLPVDQKMKALRSPGGSQSGYGLPPISPFFEKLMWHEGYHIMGSPIDHAKLLWPNDYQGFCDTMVHYRSQLKALTEQLIRIIFKSLNINPDEVAWLKESQGLSIGLQLNCYPPCPDPTRAMGIAPHTDTSLITVLQQSKVSGLQVFKEGAGWVLVQPVPGAITVNLGDFFHILSNGVFTTVRHRVVATRIRRLSFAYFYAPPGDFIVSPVLSKDFGEVPRYQTLSVKEYVGIKGKHFEKALSVIQN, encoded by the exons ATGGGTGCTCTCGCAGAATCCTATAAAGACACCCTTCTCGAACCGCAACACATCCCCCTTGACTATGGTTCTGTCCATACATTACCCGACTCCCATGTGTGGCTTGATGAGTCCGACGAGTCTCCATCTGGGGTCCACTCCACTGGCCCACCCGTTATCGACCTCGCGGATCCAGATGCTGCGAGGCTCATAATCCAGGCATGTGAGACATGGGGTGTGTTTCAACTGATAGGCCATGGCATTCCCACCAAGCTTATGGAGGATGTGCAGTCTGAGGCTGAAAAATTGTTTGATCTACCAGTTGACCAAAAGATGAAGGCCTTAAGATCTCCAGGGGGGAGCCAATCAGGATACGGTCTCCCTCCTATATCGCCATTTTTTGAAAAGCTTATGTGGCACGAAGGTTATCATATCATGGGGTCTCCGATCGATCATGCTAAGCTGCTTTGGCCCAATGACTATCAAGGGTTTTG TGACACAATGGTTCATTATCGGAGCCAATTGAAGGCATTAACTGAGCAGCTAATCCGCATTATCTTCAAATCCTTGAACATTAATCCAGATGAAGTGGCTTGGCTTAAGGAATCTCAAGGGTTAAGTATTGGTCTGCAGTTAAACTGTTACCCGCCCTGCCCTGACCCAACCCGAGCGATGGGCATAGCACCCCACACAGACACATCCCTAATAACCGTTCTCCAGCAATCCAAAGTCAGCGGCCTCCAAGTCTTCAAAGAGGGAGCCGGATGGGTCCTGGTGCAACCCGTACCCGGTGCCATCACAGTTAACCTTGGTGACTTTTTCCACATCCTCTCCAACGGGGTGTTTACAACTGTCCGTCATCGTGTGGTGGCCACCCGGATCCGACGGCTCTCCTTTGCCTATTTCTATGCTCCCCCAGGTGATTTTATAGTCTCCCCAGTTTTGTCcaaggattttggggaagtgcCTAGGTATCAAACTCTGTCAGTGAAGGAGTATGTTGGAATCAAGGGCAAGCATTTCGAGAAGGCGCTTTCtgttattcaaaattaa
- the LOC117619040 gene encoding gibberellin 3-beta-dioxygenase 1-like: MGALAEAYKHSLLDKQPIPLDYGSVRTLPESHIWLDQSDESPYVAHSTGPISPPVIDLMDPDAPRLIIQACETWGVFQLIGHGIPTKLMEDVESEAEKLFGLPVDQKLKALRSPGGGAGYGLPHISPFFNKHMWHEGFTIMGSPIYHTRQLWPQAYQGFCETMVDYQNQLKALTEQLIRIIFKSLNINSEEVDWLKDSQGSSTALQLNSYPACPDPTRAMGLAPHTDTSLITILQSKTSGLQVFKEGAGWILVQPIPGALIVNVGDFLHILSNGVFTTVRHRVVVTHIQRFSAAHFYAPPGDVIVSPVMSKDFGEVPRYRSVSVKGYVETKGKHFEKALSLIKK, from the exons ATGGGTGCTCTCGCAGAAGCCTATAAACACAGCCTCCTCGACAAGCAACCTATCCCCCTTGACTACGGCTCTGTCCGAACATTGCCCGAGTCCCATATATGGCTTGATCAGTCCGACGAGTCTCCATATGTGGCCCACTCCACCGGCCCGATATCTCCGCCAGTTATCGACCTCATGGATCCGGATGCTCCGAGGCTCATAATCCAGGCATGTGAGACATGGGGTGTCTTTCAACTGATAGGCCATGGCATTCCCACTAAACTTATGGAGGATGTGGAGTCTGAGGCTGAAAAATTGTTTGGTCTACCAGTTGACCAAAAATTGAAGGCCTTACGATCTCCAGGTGGGGGTGCAGGATACGGTCTCCCTCATATATCGCCATTTTTTAACAAGCATATGTGGCATGAAGGGTTTACTATCATGGGGTCTCCGATCTATCATACTAGGCAACTTTGGCCCCAGGCCTATCAAGGGTTTTG tGAGACAATGGTTGATTATCAGAACCAATTGAAGGCGTTAACCGAGCAGCTAATCCGCATTATCTTCAAATCCTTGAACATTAATTCTGAAGAAGTAGATTGGCTTAAGGACTCTCAAGGATCAAGTACTGCTTTGCAGTTAAACTCTTACCCGGCATGCCCCGACCCAACTCGAGCCATGGGCCTAGCGCCCCACACAGACACATCCCTAATAACCATTCTCCAATCCAAAACCAGTGGCCTCCAAGTATTCAAAGAGGGAGCCGGGTGGATCCTGGTGCAACCCATACCCGGTGCCCTCATAGTTAACGTTGGTGACTTTCTCCACATCCTCTCCAACGGGGTGTTTACAACTGTCCGTCATCGTGTGGTGGTCACCCATATTCAACGGTTCTCCGCAGCCCATTTCTATGCTCCTCCAGGTGATGTTATAGTCTCTCCAGTGATGTCCAAGGATTTTGGTGAAGTGCCAAGGTACCGTTCTGTATCAGTGAAAGGGTATGTCGAGACCAAGGGCAAGCATTTTGAAAAGGCgctttctttaattaaaaaataa